TTTCAGTTTCTAGGTGTACAACATGTTACAAGATTTTCCATCTAATGGCGATATTTTCCATGAGTTTGTTGTTTAATTGCTTCTGCTAGATTTTAGTATGGAAGTTAATCGTTTTGTTCCTAGGAGCTGGGAGAGGGCCCAGTGGTAACTTCAATTTGCTACACTAAAAGCTTATCTCTAGTCGATGCTCAAACCTCAACCCTAGAATCCTCTTCTGTATTAACATCGGAATCAGGAGAGACAGTATCCGTATATGAAAATGGGGACTCATCTGACAGAAGCAGTATCACTGTGGAAGCTTTTCCTGAATCTGGTTTAGTCAATGTTCAGTCAAGCAGAGATATCAAAACTCTTCCACAATCGGTGTGTATAGTATATTGTGATcgaaagtatatatatatatatatatatatatatatatatatatatatatggtagaaCCTTAATCATGAAATTGTGGCATTGTCTGACAGCCTGCTCAAGAATCAATCTCTGATAACACGATCAATTATGTTGCGGAACTTATTGATGCCAATACAATAACTGAAGACACGGCTTCCATGTATCCAGGACATGATCAGTCACAGGGGCTCATTGTTCAACACCACCCGCATTCAAATGATATTGTCGAATATAGCCACAATGCAGCTGTAGGCTACAGTTCTGATCCAAGGTCTCTTTCTATTGTCTCTGATTCTTTACTACGATTTGAATACCCCGGAGATGACCGTGCTCACGTGTCAACAACTTCTAGTTCAGGGTTTATTGTGTCTGACAGTGACCAGAATTTGATAAATGGTGATCTGCTTCACCTTGATTTGGTTAGTATCTCTTCCAACTCCTTATCTGGTAGCATTGCTGAAGTAAGCAGTCATGAAACTAGAAGAAACAGTATGAGGCTATTTTGGGATGCTTTGGCAAGACGCAGCTTAAGAAGGAACATTGATTCGCCGACATTTGTTTTTGCAACTGGTCTGGCTGGTGACTTAGGTTCACATGACAGATGGCTTCTTGAGTTCAGTGGTGATCTACATTACTATGGAGCCAGTCGTGATCTTGATTCATTCAGTGTAGGACTTCATCGAAGACATGAAAGGAGATGGCTGTTGAGATCTGAGGTAAGTTATTCGCTTGTTTGCTAAATTTGTTTATGTTTATACGTTCCATGAATTCTTTTCTTGTATTTTTTTCCTAATCACTACTTCTATAATGCCTGTGATTTCATATTAACTATCCAAATGCAATCTGAATCACATAGATTAAGATTTTTAACAAATACATTTTCTTTTGAGGTGTAAAAACGTAGTTGATTTTTTCTCTGAATGTGGGTGGTTCTCGTCTCCATCCTACCTGCAAATGAAGATATGAACCTTGTGTCTGCAATCAAGATATTCATTCAGAAAAGTTGCAAAGAATGGTTTCCATATTCCTAGTTTGCTCTGCGTTGTTTGCTCGCTAACTTAATGTATAATACTCACACCATCATTTGTTTGTCTAGGACTCAGAAACAATAAGTGGCATTGATGGGGAAGATGAACAGACTGCATTTTGTTCATCTGGACTTCATCTGGATGGTACATGCTCATGTGACTCATTCTTTACAGCTGAAGAGTCAAGTAGTCTTGCAAATATTTCACGAATAATCCTACTTGCAGAGGCATTATTTGAGGTAGACCCTTGACTTATGGATTCATGCATTATGTCATCCCTTGGTATAAATTGTTTCATTAGTTTAAATtggtttgatttttttgttgacAACAAACTATTTGTTTTTTAGTATGCAGAAGGGATAGTTGTTACTTAAATAAGAAACTTTGACCCCAATTGTATTTTGACCTGACCTGACTGAATTTTAGAATTTTCTTCTCTTATATTTCTATGAGAAGCTGAGAAGTTGCTTGATTTCTGTTCCTCAGGTTTTGGATGAAATTCATAATCAGTCTCTGTCACTTTCGCTATCTACTCTCTCGCTTCCTGCTCCAGAATCTGTTGTGGATGCATTCCCTCTCAagtattacaaaaaaaatagaaaggaGGAAAGTGATTCCGCTGATGTTCGACAGTAAGTCTTTGTCTTGTGAAGAAGGAAGACATGGTTGCATAAtctgataaaattatactcatagttaaatgaagattatgacataGCCATACAGAATCAGAAAGGGCTGACTTTGATATAGTGCAAGTGATATCCTCTTTTCTTCAATAGTTCCTTAGAGCTATTGATCTCATAGTTTAGGATGCCTTGAAAATGACAAGAAAAGCCATCGCGGCTCAACAACTGGAGTTGTGCTTGTCGACCCAAATTGCAGTTTATTGGATGATCTCAGATTTTATTTTCCTTACCCTGAATAAAAAAATAGCCTGTTAACTATAATATATTGTCTTTGTAACCGCAGGTGCTATATTTGCTTAGCCGACTACGAGGAAGGGGACAAACTGAGAGTCCTTCCATGCAATCATGAATTCCACACACCTTGCATTGATAAATGGCTGAAAGAAGTAAATAGGTATGTATGTTCCTTAGCTCTTTGTGCGTCTGCGAGTATCTGATCCCGGATTTCTCACTATTTTGCTTTGGCCGAGCAGGGTATGCCCAGTCTGCAGACATGATGTCTGTGAGGGCTGCGGAGAGTGCTCCGTTTCAAACTCACAAGTATTCTCATAATAGAAATGCAACTGTAGATATACAAAAACATACTAGTAGGTTGCTACTTGTATACCTTTCAAGGGCTAACTCAAATATGTTGTGTGTCTAGAATCTGTGGAGTATGAAAACTATGGTGCTGCtttgtatataatataataGTCATCAACTGTTGTTGGAGATGTCACTAACATGTCTATTCTTTTGTGTGTTGCCAAAGAAAGGTGAAATGAGTGAGATTTGGCACTGTCCTAGTTTATAATGCACATATGAATCATTGGTACTACAAAAGGAAAATCATTATTTTATTGCAAACAATTGAAATCATATAAACTTTTAGCCAATCACAATCTTTGGACCAATACAATAAAAAGGGATATTGGTGCCTCTGATGTTatgaattttttcaaaaaaatttctctttccacaaattttgaattttgacgTATAATATCATTGAATTTTAATTGTTGAATTTTTTCTACCGACAACAAAATCCAGCTAAACAAGTTTCATCACTGCACTGTGAGCTAGAACTGAAGAGGAAAGTAAAACTAAAATTATCACTTTGtcatttaattctttttttactttgaaTTATTAATAAGGATATTGATTATTTAAATAACTCTATTTATTATAAGTCTCTGAATAAGtgatttgaaaatttatttaagctCGAGTACACTatccaataatatttttttctcttacaATAACTACAAATCTAATTTACATCTAACATAAAAAATCGAGCCCATGTCtaagcccaagcccaagcctAAGCCCAAGCCCAATTAAAGCCAGAATAAAATGATAGCCTGCGCTCACTCCGTCAAAGTTGTACATTAAGCGCAAAGTACAACACCTCACTGCAACTGCCGCAgtctcttcttctcttcttccttatcCATGGCGTCTTCTTCATTCATTGCCCTAACCAATCCCTTTACCTCTAACAAACCCAACCTCCAACTCCTCTCCAATACAACACGCACTGgttactttctctctctccaccTTCAGTTTCTCCAACATTTACTCTAATTGAAGCTTATCTCTTTTTCACTCTTTTCAATTTAAGCATCATTTCAGTTTTAACATGTTGCAATTTTGGAACAGGTCTTCGGAGGAGCTCGCTGAGAGTGAATGCGATCGGAAAGACATACGAGCCTGCTAAGGTTTTCCCTCTCTTTCTGTATATGACATCAGTGTGTTTATTAATGTTTAAATGAAATTGATACAACATTTGTTTATTCTTACAGAATTTGAATATTTTGGTACAATGTGGGAGAAATAGGGACGGCTTAAGTCTAGCTTTTACTTTGCTAGCAAGAGTTGCTTTTGTAATTCTTTTGTTTTGTGTTGTGTTGAAATGAGGGTTGAAAGATTCTGGTTTTGTGTGTGTAGGTAGTGCCACAGGCTGATCGAGTTTTGATCCGTCTTGAGGAGCTTCCtgaggtattttttttcctACTTCGATTTCTTCTGTGTTATTGTAAGTGTTTGGGGGATAAGTATATGCTTTTGCAGTTGTAGAATTAGAAGTCGTGTTGATAACATACAGTTTTTTGAACATCATCGCAATTAGGCATATATTTTCAACCACTTGACTTGATAAGCATTTGTTTTGCTATATTATGCAGTTGTAGATTAGAGACCATATTGATAATTTTTTTCATACATTCTGAATATGATTCTGTTAATCTTAATTGGAGTTAGGCTGCTAATATTGTGGATTCCTCTTGGTCCAAACCCTATAAGTTCGTTTTCATAGTCAAGGTGGATAGCGTATCATCTTTCATAATAATATTTTCTGAATGTGGACGCTTTTAAGTCAGTCAAGAGTTTGAAAAACTTTAGGGATACAAAGTGCAGTAATATTCAAAGCTCATATGCATGATACATGTATGGATTAATCattaattatgcattgtcttttcATTTGGTTAATGGGGTTTCTTTTTTCACTGAAGAAATCAGCTGGCGGAGTTTTGCTGCCGAAATCAGCTGTGAAGTTTGAGCGCTACCTTGTGGGAGAGGTATGTAAAGCATGTAAAACTCATAGTTGAGGGTGGGTTTGCTAGAATGGCATATCTTAATGAAAAGTTATACTTGTAACTGAGATACATCCTCTCATAATTCCCGTGCAGGTTGTCTCTCGTGGAGCTGAGGTTCAGGATGTGCAAACAGGAAGAAAGGTAAGTTTCAGGAGTTGTGGTTTAGTATACTTTCTccggtcaattttttttttctgtgaaACCTGTTTCACTTTTTCCTAAAGTGAAGCGTTTGTGTATCCACACTAATTAGACTTCCTTCTGTACAGGTGCTTTTCTCTGACATAAACGCACATGAGGTATGTGTTCATATTCATAACACCTAAGTTTTACTTGCATATTCGTGAAATCTCTCCACTTGTCTTGATTAAGGATTGGTTCATTTCTTAGAAGTATTAATTTGTCTTTAGAAGAAGTCATCTTTGTAGATGCTTCACTGTCTGCATACTGGGATATCCCATCCAAACAAACCATGTTAATGCTGTAATCTGGATCCGGTTATTTGAATTGCGCACTATATTAGTGTACTAGTCTGTAAATTGCAGTAAGCATTAGATCCTGTGTTCTCGCTTTGAATTTTGCTTTGATTCTTGCATTTTGACATATGGAAGACTATATAAAGTTTTGTGGTTTACTACTAGGTTGATTTGGGAACAGACACAAGGCATTGTTTCTGCAAAGCTGGCGACTTGCTGGCTGTTGTCAACTAGTGATCTTACACACTGGAGAAGAAAGCAAGACTAAGCTTAACTCGGACTGCAACAAGGGAGTAGTATGTATTGTTATAGCCTAGTTCAGGCAGGAATTCTTGAGTAATGACAATGGTTACTATATGAGGTCTTATTCAATAAAAGATTCTCCTCCATTTGGATGGGGAGAAACCCTCTTTTATCTTTTATCTGTTATCTTTTGAGAATTGAAAATTTGCTTTCGCATATTTGCCTCTAAACTTGTCACCTCTCCACCCAAAATAAACCAAGTAAAATTGAGAAGTTTAGgttgtatttttgttttttcatgCATTCAAATCATCCAATTATAGCTTTTGattcaaaattatcataatttccAAAACTATCCACTCATGACTcatccttagagcatctccagtgggcggatgtcccactcggacatccactaggacttcccaaaaacacctcctgccacgtcactaggacttcccatcccactgccacgttactaggacatccccttcacaatccgcccttcccactaggacttcccgcaataaaaaaaatcacaaattcacaaatatacgtaacggaattataattttgacacggaatacgggaaaattgcaaatgcttcatttaaaaaaaattacataaaaaaaagaaaaaaattacataataaaaaagaaaaaattacataataaaatttttgactcggctcactcctcgtcgtccgtGCCGCCCtcaccgtcgcccgtgccgccttCGCTGTCGCCCGGGCTGCCCCCGTCGTCCCCGtcgctaatctcggcgccatcatctccaatgggtggcatccccaaatcgcgccgacatccatcgatgacatccttcaacatccttttgtacacaagatctgtcgtgctatgccacctatgcatggtccggaccaagctagtcgttatctgcgcgcgggcgagacggtcgtactcttctgggggagcaggggcctccgattggacctcgaacgacccgctgcTGCTTCTCCTAGCAttccgctgcgcagccttttgcccaatcgggcgacgaCGCCGGCGggagtctgattgaggtagcggggacacttcctCGGCTTCTGGaagctcgtgcgaaccagcactgttgctgtattcaccggaagcgttgatcttcgtccgcttctgccagcccgattcgacacccccacaaaacttttgggaatccttcaccacgagatagGACTCCCACTGGTCGAAATCTTTGAACTTCAAAGATCTGTCGGGGTACTGCGCCAGGGCACGGTTCTTCACATCCTCCTCAGACATATCGTTGGTTGCTTGGCAgagattgttttggtagaggccggcaaatcgactaagcttaggcctcaactgctcccactgtttccggcattgttcGGGAACGCGACACTTCGCCCCAGCCAGTTTGTGTGTGAGGTAGGCATCAGCGACGcgatgccacagtctgtcaatatgctggttagcaccgacatagggatcctcgactattgaaacccaagccttcgaaagcgcgacgttttcccacacgctccagaccgtcctctttcccgtctcctcatcatcctcctcatcagccaccgttcgcgaggaagagcccgtggctttccccttgcccctGCCCCTGCCACGGCCCTTGCCCCTGCCCCTTGCTGCTGTCCCCACATCATCGGGAGTCTCCCTgactggagatagccccaactcctcaaaagagaaagttttcacgccggtgaactgagtctgcggaacaaaactggagggggtatcagtagacaACATATCGATAACcggccgatagacatcgtccgctagtggttcaggccccctgccaccccctcccccaggcatggtctgcatcatccctggcatcatcccacccatccccatcatatttggggtcatgccccccatccccatccccatccccatcatatttggggtcatgccccccatccccgctaccctgggcatcataccacccataccacccatTCCACcgatccaattgtacatattgcAGTAAGGGGATATCATCCCACTCATCccacccataccacccatcctacccattccacccatccccgacattgccagaaccgttgtcgcatttccgctagAGTTTCCCTCCAGTTCGGCGGGAAACgtcggagtctgcgactcgctcgtggcgggggagttcctgtcgttctccattaagtagaaatgaaatttgtagtaaaagaagagagaaacttgttaacacaagtggtgcgaatgaaatgaagttcaacgagtcgtatatatagagtttttttaaaaaaaaatttaaataccggacgtccgacccggacgtccgcccACCC
This sequence is a window from Salvia splendens isolate huo1 chromosome 14, SspV2, whole genome shotgun sequence. Protein-coding genes within it:
- the LOC121763891 gene encoding uncharacterized RING finger protein C4G3.12c-like, which translates into the protein MASATNHRLSPKSSNISGSGESMLRRTKRKLSNIFCGAFHSKSTLQELGEGPVVTSICYTKSLSLVDAQTSTLESSSVLTSESGETVSVYENGDSSDRSSITVEAFPESGLVNVQSSRDIKTLPQSPAQESISDNTINYVAELIDANTITEDTASMYPGHDQSQGLIVQHHPHSNDIVEYSHNAAVGYSSDPRSLSIVSDSLLRFEYPGDDRAHVSTTSSSGFIVSDSDQNLINGDLLHLDLVSISSNSLSGSIAEVSSHETRRNSMRLFWDALARRSLRRNIDSPTFVFATGLAGDLGSHDRWLLEFSGDLHYYGASRDLDSFSVGLHRRHERRWLLRSEDSETISGIDGEDEQTAFCSSGLHLDGTCSCDSFFTAEESSSLANISRIILLAEALFEVLDEIHNQSLSLSLSTLSLPAPESVVDAFPLKYYKKNRKEESDSADVRQCYICLADYEEGDKLRVLPCNHEFHTPCIDKWLKEVNRVCPVCRHDVCEGCGECSVSNSQVFS
- the LOC121763630 gene encoding 10 kDa chaperonin 1, chloroplastic-like; protein product: MASSSFIALTNPFTSNKPNLQLLSNTTRTGLRRSSLRVNAIGKTYEPAKVVPQADRVLIRLEELPEKSAGGVLLPKSAVKFERYLVGEVVSRGAEVQDVQTGRKVLFSDINAHEVDLGTDTRHCFCKAGDLLAVVN